The DNA region GAGCGCCTCCGCTTGGAGAACCCCTCCCCTCGGACGGAGTTGGTCTATGCCTCCACCTTCGAGCTGTTAATCGCCGTCATCCTCTCCGCCCAGGCTACGGACAGGGCGGTCAACAAGGCGACCGCCAGCCTTTTCCCCCTGGCTAACACACCGCAAGCCCTATTAGACCTGGGCGAAGAGGGGCTCAAGGCCCATATCCGTACCCTGGGTCTCTTCAACGCCAAGGCTTCCAACATTATCAAAACCTGCGCCATGCTGGTCGAGCGGCATGGGGGGAAGGTGCCCCGGGATCGCGCCGCCCTGGAGGCCCTGCCCGGGGTAGGACGAAAGACGGCCAACGTCATCCTCAATACCGCTTTCGGCGAACCCACCCTGGGGGTGGACACTCACATCCTGCGCCTGGCTAATCGTACCGGCCTCGCCCCCGGCAAGACCCCCCTGGAGGTCGAACGCCGGCTCATGCGCGCCATCCCCCGGGAATTTCTCCAGGATGCTCATCACTGGCTGATTCTGCATGGTCGCTATGTCTGCGTCGCCCGCAAGCCCCGCTGCGGGGAATGCATCATCCGCGAATGGTGTGAATTCAGCCCCAAGACCCCGGCCGTCGCGGGCAAGGGAGGCTAATCCGGGCCCCGGAGCGGCAAAGCATGAGAAAAGGTGGGCGACCCATGGACGGCATGGGCCAAAACGGCTATCCTTTTGGCCTGCAAATCCGGTCATTCCTTACTAAGGCATGGCTTTTGCGAATCTTCAAGCGCCTGTAGCTCAGTGGATAGAGTACTGCCCTCCGAAGGCAGGGGTCGCACGTTCGAATCGTGTCAGGCGCGCCAAATTCAAAAATTTCATCAGTAACTTACCTAGTAGGGCATTCCAGCCTTGGTCACCGCTCGAGCCGCGAGGGTGAATTTCTGACGTGAAATCTTGTTCCCTTCCGAGCGCTTATCCAGGGCGGTGATGTTGTCCGCCAGATCGGCATGGCGGAGAAGGGCATGGACCTTGGCCGTGACCCTGACATCCCCTCGCTGAGCAGCGCTGCGCATGTCCAAGGTCAAACCCTCCCGCGCCGCCTTCTCCTGGTCTTGATAACGGCTCCAGGTGGCGCAACCCTCCATCTCTTCTGATATTCCCTATACCACCATGAAAAAAGATAAATCCAGCCAACCTGAACCGCAAACGGATTTCGGTATCGCTGAATCCTTTCTACTGTTGAGCTTCGAATGGCCCGTAGTGACCGATCCCTTAATCGCTTGGTCGGATGCGGACTTTGGACTCGCGGGCGCCATTCTTATGGACTTGTCCATGGCCGGCAAGGTGGACAGCGACCTCAAGAACCTGATAATTCTTGATCTATCTCCCGTAGCTAATCCGGCACAGAACATCGCGCTGCGCCTTCTCGGTCAGTTGGGACAGACCGTGAGCATGGATATCGCGCTTAATGCCCTCGCCAACCGCGTTGGCGATATCCGGGCAGCGTGTCTTGTCGGCCTCGCGGCCCGGAATATTCAACTGACAACCTCCAGCAAACTCAATTGGGGCTTTCGCCAATCGGCCATCAATAAGCTGCGGGTACCCGAGGAGGTGGCGAGCTTGCGTACCTCGCTTGCGGGCCTCATTGATTCCGATGAATTGCCACTCCCGGAGCAGGCGGCGATTATTTCGTTATTGTGTGCCTGCGATATCGTTGGCCCGGTTCTGGGCGGTCGATCCTATCAACACTGGCTCCTGGCGAATGCCCCGCGTATCGAGTCCATTCGCAGGATGGATCTGGTTGGACATGCGGTCGTTACTGCCGTTGCCGCCATGCGCCTCCGCTTGCGTACCTACCTGCTGGATGCCGTCGAACAAAAGCCGCAGGCACCCCTTGATAATGCCAACAAGAGCACCGCCCCGGCCACCGATTACACACGCAACTCCAGCACTTGGGAATGGCGAGCTTTCTGGCCAGAAGGCGAGACCGTGGAATTACCCGCATCCTGGGCCAGTTTTAATAATAATAGTGAAATCGCCGAGGAGGAAAACGAAGACCATTACCTGTTTGTCCACGGCAAAAAGGACAACATAAAAATCAGAGGGAAGGGGCTGAAGATTAAGCCGGTACTGGAGGCCTTCGATGAATTTATCGCTTTCGGCCCGAGCGCCAAGTTCCGCTTTCCTGAAAAACCCCTTTTGCTTGCCGCTTTCCTCCCCCGCCTCTACGAGGTGCGGCGTAAGATACGCGGCATTGACGAGCTGCTGCAGATCATGTCGGTGACGGGTTACCAGCCGAGCATTATTAGTGTTTCAAAAAAGAGACAGGGTAGCAGTATGATGTTTGGAGTCCAGATAGAATTTGCCCGTATCCAGGTTAATGGCCGGATTTATCATTCCATCAGTTTGGAAAGTCCATACCTCACGGCCTTGCGTATCCTGGCGCGCAATCTATCGGTGGGGAGTGGTCAGGTCGCTGGATACAGCGACTTTCTTGAGCGTGTTATCCGCTCATAAG from Chromatiaceae bacterium includes:
- the nth gene encoding endonuclease III, with translation MNSLKRRLIFERLRLENPSPRTELVYASTFELLIAVILSAQATDRAVNKATASLFPLANTPQALLDLGEEGLKAHIRTLGLFNAKASNIIKTCAMLVERHGGKVPRDRAALEALPGVGRKTANVILNTAFGEPTLGVDTHILRLANRTGLAPGKTPLEVERRLMRAIPREFLQDAHHWLILHGRYVCVARKPRCGECIIREWCEFSPKTPAVAGKGG
- a CDS encoding GPP34 family phosphoprotein encodes the protein MKKDKSSQPEPQTDFGIAESFLLLSFEWPVVTDPLIAWSDADFGLAGAILMDLSMAGKVDSDLKNLIILDLSPVANPAQNIALRLLGQLGQTVSMDIALNALANRVGDIRAACLVGLAARNIQLTTSSKLNWGFRQSAINKLRVPEEVASLRTSLAGLIDSDELPLPEQAAIISLLCACDIVGPVLGGRSYQHWLLANAPRIESIRRMDLVGHAVVTAVAAMRLRLRTYLLDAVEQKPQAPLDNANKSTAPATDYTRNSSTWEWRAFWPEGETVELPASWASFNNNSEIAEEENEDHYLFVHGKKDNIKIRGKGLKIKPVLEAFDEFIAFGPSAKFRFPEKPLLLAAFLPRLYEVRRKIRGIDELLQIMSVTGYQPSIISVSKKRQGSSMMFGVQIEFARIQVNGRIYHSISLESPYLTALRILARNLSVGSGQVAGYSDFLERVIRS